Proteins from a genomic interval of Polaribacter sp. Q13:
- a CDS encoding sulfatase yields MKFKNIKNVCIVALLLIAFSTFSQENKSKPNVLFIMVDDLNDWVGAFGGNPQTKTPNIDALANKSTIFKNAYCSAPLCNPSRTSIMSGYRPSTTGVYGNSEHFRDVKGFENTVTIPQYFEKYGYKTAAAGKIFHSPRGNAKKPKPGSDPGSFQQERKGGLGGTYPEDKDKHSHGLELKKYGVKGSFLRSFDWFPVDVTLENNNDYKSADYASKFLQEKHDKPFFLACGIFRPHLPWFAPKQFFDMYKLEDIKLPVTLKNDLDDVGRMGQNMAKRGVHKSVVEHGKWKEAVRAYMANISFADACVGHLLDGLKESTYAKNTIIVLMGDHGWHLGEKEHWSKNVLWERSAKTPLLIFDPRGDGKPKVSTSLVSLLDVYPTLVEMANLPENKELEGKSIYDIVKNPTKETKEYVLTSKDKGLHSLRSNEYRYTVYPDGFEELYDHRIDPNEWTNIAKNPSNKEVLKTFRKELKSILK; encoded by the coding sequence ATGAAATTTAAGAACATAAAAAATGTATGTATTGTGGCTTTATTGCTAATTGCATTTTCAACTTTTAGCCAAGAAAATAAATCGAAGCCAAATGTATTATTCATTATGGTAGATGATTTAAATGATTGGGTTGGCGCATTTGGTGGAAATCCACAAACTAAAACACCAAATATAGATGCCTTAGCAAATAAGAGTACTATTTTTAAGAATGCATATTGTTCTGCACCTTTATGTAACCCATCAAGAACAAGTATCATGTCTGGGTACAGACCCTCTACAACAGGTGTGTATGGTAATTCAGAGCATTTTAGAGATGTAAAAGGTTTTGAAAATACGGTCACAATTCCTCAGTATTTTGAAAAATATGGATATAAAACTGCAGCAGCAGGAAAAATATTTCACAGTCCAAGAGGAAATGCTAAAAAACCAAAACCAGGAAGTGATCCAGGATCTTTTCAACAAGAAAGAAAAGGAGGTTTAGGAGGAACGTACCCAGAAGATAAAGACAAACACTCGCATGGTTTAGAGTTGAAAAAATACGGAGTTAAAGGTTCTTTCTTACGTTCTTTTGATTGGTTTCCTGTAGATGTAACTTTAGAAAATAATAACGATTATAAATCAGCAGATTATGCATCGAAATTTTTACAAGAAAAGCATGACAAACCCTTCTTTTTAGCTTGTGGAATTTTTAGACCACACTTACCTTGGTTTGCACCAAAACAGTTTTTTGATATGTATAAATTAGAAGACATAAAACTACCAGTTACCTTAAAAAATGATTTAGATGATGTTGGTAGGATGGGACAAAATATGGCAAAAAGAGGCGTTCATAAATCTGTTGTAGAACATGGTAAATGGAAAGAAGCTGTAAGAGCTTATATGGCAAATATTTCTTTTGCGGATGCTTGTGTAGGTCATTTATTAGACGGGTTAAAAGAGAGTACATACGCAAAAAACACCATTATAGTTTTAATGGGAGATCATGGTTGGCATTTAGGAGAAAAAGAACATTGGTCTAAAAATGTTTTGTGGGAACGTTCTGCAAAAACACCTTTGTTAATCTTTGACCCAAGAGGTGATGGTAAACCCAAAGTAAGTACTTCTTTAGTTTCTCTTTTAGATGTGTATCCAACGTTAGTTGAAATGGCAAACTTACCAGAAAATAAAGAGTTAGAAGGAAAAAGTATTTATGATATCGTAAAAAATCCAACAAAGGAAACGAAAGAATATGTATTGACTTCTAAAGACAAGGGACTACATTCTTTAAGAAGTAATGAGTACAGATATACGGTGTATCCTGATGGTTTTGAAGAATTGTATGATCATAGAATAGACCCGAATGAGTGGACAAATATTGCTAAAAACCCTTCTAATAAGGAAGTTTTAAAGACGTTTAGAAAAGAGTTAAAAAGTATCCTAAAATAA
- a CDS encoding sulfatase: MKKQFYNISFLVAIALFFVSCSTSKKEVSKVTKKPNIIFVLVDDMGYADVGFNGSTYFETPNIDALAKESLVLDNAYMYPTCSPSRTAIFTGKQSFRTGVYTVPVLEKGDDQENIFSRWTVGREHPIYAEPLAKAGYKSIHLGKWHIVGPYPQEELAMEYPLKEKLKQPDAGDYSWVSNHKTIEVQQYYPEKRGFLKNVGGSFRGDPAYEKGGYKSEAGGYWAPFSNPFIKKKSTDNWLTDRLTDDAIEFMGAHKEGPFLINLNFYAVHRPIKYRSKELYQKYFNKPGDTITGQGLHDKKKKHEYFASYATMVESVDDNIKRIVDYLDANNLRENTIIIFTSDNGFHSMASANDLMRGAKGYIYEGGIKVPMFINWPNKVTPRRSEVAVSGLDVFPTLMNLANVTDFKGTLDGNSMTDLFLKDDKKLSERPLFWHLASRYKHGTCSVIRKGDYKLIQFLADGKLELYNLKVDPKESKNLSTIELKTTQNLLKELVSWRKENKVPLPPNSILKF; this comes from the coding sequence ATGAAAAAACAATTTTACAATATTAGTTTTTTAGTAGCAATAGCTCTCTTTTTTGTTTCTTGTAGTACCTCTAAAAAAGAGGTTTCTAAAGTAACCAAAAAGCCAAATATTATTTTTGTTTTGGTGGATGATATGGGCTACGCAGATGTTGGTTTTAATGGTTCTACTTATTTTGAAACACCAAACATAGATGCGTTGGCAAAAGAAAGTTTGGTATTAGATAATGCCTATATGTATCCTACTTGTTCACCGTCTAGAACCGCAATTTTTACAGGAAAACAATCTTTTAGAACAGGTGTTTATACGGTGCCTGTTTTAGAAAAAGGAGACGATCAAGAAAATATTTTTTCGAGATGGACAGTTGGTAGAGAGCATCCTATATATGCAGAACCTTTGGCAAAAGCGGGGTATAAATCTATCCATTTAGGAAAATGGCATATTGTTGGTCCTTATCCGCAAGAAGAACTGGCAATGGAATATCCATTAAAAGAAAAATTAAAACAACCAGATGCAGGAGATTATTCTTGGGTTTCGAATCATAAAACAATAGAAGTTCAACAATATTATCCTGAAAAAAGAGGTTTCTTAAAAAATGTAGGAGGAAGTTTTAGAGGAGATCCAGCTTATGAAAAAGGAGGTTATAAAAGTGAGGCTGGTGGTTATTGGGCTCCGTTTAGCAATCCTTTTATCAAGAAAAAATCAACAGATAATTGGTTAACAGATCGTTTAACAGATGATGCAATCGAGTTTATGGGGGCACATAAAGAAGGGCCTTTTTTAATCAACTTAAATTTTTATGCGGTTCATAGACCTATAAAATATAGAAGTAAAGAATTGTATCAAAAATACTTTAACAAACCAGGTGATACTATTACAGGGCAAGGTTTGCATGATAAGAAAAAAAAGCATGAATATTTTGCAAGTTATGCAACTATGGTAGAGTCTGTAGACGATAATATAAAACGTATTGTAGACTATTTAGATGCGAATAATTTAAGAGAAAACACTATTATCATTTTTACATCAGACAACGGATTTCATAGTATGGCAAGTGCCAATGATTTAATGCGTGGTGCAAAAGGATATATTTATGAAGGCGGAATTAAAGTACCAATGTTTATCAATTGGCCAAATAAAGTTACACCTAGAAGAAGTGAGGTTGCTGTAAGTGGATTGGATGTTTTTCCAACTTTAATGAACTTAGCAAATGTTACTGATTTTAAAGGGACTTTAGATGGAAATTCTATGACTGATTTATTTCTTAAAGATGATAAAAAATTATCGGAAAGACCTTTGTTTTGGCATTTAGCAAGTCGTTATAAACACGGAACCTGTTCTGTAATTAGAAAAGGAGATTATAAGTTAATTCAGTTTTTGGCGGATGGTAAATTGGAGTTGTACAACTTAAAAGTAGATCCTAAAGAATCAAAAAACTTATCAACTATCGAATTAAAAACCACTCAGAATTTATTAAAAGAATTGGTTTCTTGGAGAAAAGAGAATAAAGTTCCGTTACCTCCAAATTCAATTCTTAAATTTTAA